One Syngnathus acus chromosome 13, fSynAcu1.2, whole genome shotgun sequence genomic window carries:
- the bbc3 gene encoding bcl-2-binding component 3 isoform X1, translating to MARAETVESVGEAARGAGGPLPHQYPIACHSFLHFPNNHHQSQQQNHQEQPNLPTPPPSPPGHPNPVSGEQSDQRQTQAAHRRGPLPDLLPRDQRPVGGGSHPRGEATLEARPIDTTAVGLQLRTIGDQFNASVLRPHAAPHWQDWIDAGRGFLNLAARTLSALYRLT from the exons ATGGCTCGTGCTGAGACCGTGGAGAGCGTGGGAGAGGCTGCCAGAGGGGCGGGCGGCCCGTTGCCCCATCAATACCCCATCGCTTGTCACTCCTTCTTGCACTTTCCCAACAATCACCACCAGAGCCAGCAGCAGAACCACCAGGAACAACCCAACCTGCCCACACCGCCGCCTTCCCCGCCCGGCCATCCAAACCCCGTCTCGGGAGAACAATCAG ACCAGCGGCAAACTCAGGCAGCCCACCGGCGCGGTCCCCTGCCAGACCTGCTACCCCGGGATCAGCGCCCGGTTGGGGGTGGGTCACATCCCAGAGGCGAGGCCACGCTGGAAGCGAGGCCCATAGACACCACAGCCGTGGGCCTGCAGCTCCGGACCATCGGCGATCAATTCAACGCCTCCGTGCTGAGACCG CACGCCGCCCCCCACTGGCAGGACTGGATCGACGCCGGTCGAGGCTTCCTCAACCTGGCAGCGCGCACCCTCAGCGCTCTCTACAGGCTGACCTAG
- the bbc3 gene encoding bcl-2-binding component 3 isoform X2 — MARAETVESVGEAARGAGGPLPHQYPIACHSFLHFPNNHHQSQQQNHQEQPNLPTPPPSPPGHPNPVSGEQSAHRRGPLPDLLPRDQRPVGGGSHPRGEATLEARPIDTTAVGLQLRTIGDQFNASVLRPHAAPHWQDWIDAGRGFLNLAARTLSALYRLT, encoded by the exons ATGGCTCGTGCTGAGACCGTGGAGAGCGTGGGAGAGGCTGCCAGAGGGGCGGGCGGCCCGTTGCCCCATCAATACCCCATCGCTTGTCACTCCTTCTTGCACTTTCCCAACAATCACCACCAGAGCCAGCAGCAGAACCACCAGGAACAACCCAACCTGCCCACACCGCCGCCTTCCCCGCCCGGCCATCCAAACCCCGTCTCGGGAGAACAATCAG CCCACCGGCGCGGTCCCCTGCCAGACCTGCTACCCCGGGATCAGCGCCCGGTTGGGGGTGGGTCACATCCCAGAGGCGAGGCCACGCTGGAAGCGAGGCCCATAGACACCACAGCCGTGGGCCTGCAGCTCCGGACCATCGGCGATCAATTCAACGCCTCCGTGCTGAGACCG CACGCCGCCCCCCACTGGCAGGACTGGATCGACGCCGGTCGAGGCTTCCTCAACCTGGCAGCGCGCACCCTCAGCGCTCTCTACAGGCTGACCTAG